The genomic interval TAGGTACTGATAACCTCCTATGTGCCCAGGTCGGACTTGCCGGATCAACTAAGACGGGTATCGGAGTAGTACTGACCGGGCAGGTCGGTGCAGCGGGCCATCTAAAAATCGGAGACGGCGCGGTTGCTACACCCCAAACCGGAATTGCCAACTCCGTCGAGGCGGGGGAGATAGTCTCGGGCGCGCCGCAAATGGATCATAGGAACTGGCTGCGGTCATCAGTCGCTTTCTCCAAACTACCCGATATCCAAAAGACCGTGCGTAGGCTCGAAGCCAGAGTCTCTATCCTAGAGAATGCGCTGAAGGGAACACCGTAGATAACGCCAGCTAACCTCCTGCATACAAAGCCTGGCTGAGACTCAAGAAAAACATGAATGTAAAAATTGAAGTTCTCTCGGGTAACCACATTAAGGATCTAAATCGAAAAGTCGAAATGGTGCTTGAGGTAGTCCCACAAGAGCATCTCAGAGGTCTATCTAAGATTGTCCTGGTGGATACAATAATGGAGCCGAGGCTTTCACCGACACAAAGGGCCACCCTACCAGCTCTATACCACCCGAAGATGGCAGGACAATCAGCCTGGGCAGAGGTGTCATTAAGCGTCTTGGCGCCGAAGGAAAAGTTTCCGAAGAGGCTACTGACGAGACTAGCCTTAAAATCGAATTTGGCGCAGGTCGTCTTATCATTGGTTGCCCAGCACTACCAGCTCACGCTTTCGAAAGGCGTAAAGAAGACCTTGCTGGAACCTGCAATCAAGAGTTACGTCGAGAGGCACTTTGAAAAGTGGAGGGAGAAGCAGGGCGGACTCAGAGTTCGACTGCTAAAGCCTTTCAAGCCTCAGCTCGATAAGCTTGCGCGGAAGCTAGCTAAGCGGTACAGAGCGGAGCTCGCGAAAAAATAGAAGTAAAGGTATTCTTAGTCGCCGATCGCTGCCAGGGTGTCTTTCAAAGCACCCACTAACTCTTGGTTGGTCGCTTCCGGTCTCCGAAATGTAATTGTCAGCGACCATTCACTGTCGGGATCATCGTATTGGTAAGAAAACTTCCTCACCTTCTGTGGTTTTCCTTGTCTTATTTCCCGAGCCTGGTCCCTTGTCAGGCCGGCGGCGCCGATCTTATAAACGAACTCCCGCATTTCGTCGTCAGTCGGCTGTCTCGCGACCTGAAGCAGCATTGACTTCGAAGCGATGTCGGCTCGCCGACATAGATCTCTCACGTCCGGTGGTATGTTAGCTATTGAAATCGTCTCAGTCACTGAGGTTCGCGCCTTGCCCAGCTTTCTGGCGATCTCTTCATGCTTGTAGCCGAAGCGCTTCGCTAGAGCTACGAGCCCATCGGCTTCTTCAAACGGAGTGAGATCCTTCCTTTGCAAGTTCTCGATCAACGAAATCTCGGCAACCGCTCGATCATCCACGTCCATCTCGATGCAAGGAAGTTCAGCAAGGCCCACCTCCATACTCGCTCGGTATCTGCGCTCACCGCTGATTATCATGAATCTGCCGCCAACATCGCTTGGACGCACAAGCAGAGGTTCGAGAACCCCCTTCTCTTTGATCGATAAAACAAGCTCAGACAGATCGCCTATCTCGACTCGCGGCTGCAAGGGATTGGGCGCAAGCTTATCGATAGGAATCATGCGGCCCACCGGTGCCCCGGCTCCCCTACTCGTCAGCAGTTCTACATAATGAGAGTCGTGGCGCAGCTTGAAGTTGTCCGGTAGTCCCTTCTTAGACACGGCGCATTACCTCCTCGCACAAGCTAGCATATTCGATGGCGCCCGTTGAGTTTGGCGCAAAAGTAAAGATCGATTCCTTGTAAGCCGGGCTTTCCTCCAGGCGAACGGACTTGCTGATCACTGTATCGAATACCTTCTCGCCAAATACCTGTCTGATTTGTTCGTGAATGTCCTTCGCAAGCGTTGTCCTCTTATCAAGAAGGGTTATGAGCACCCCTAACACCTTAAGGTTAGGATTAGGTCTCGCTCTCACCTTTTCGACGGTATCTAAAAGGTCGTCCGTTCCCTCGAGAGCGAAGTAGGATGGTTGAATTGGTACGATCAAATAGTCCGACGCGACCAGAGCATTCACGGTGATCAGACCGAGCGTCGGAGGCGTGTCGATGACGATGAATTCGTAGGAACTGGCCAAACCATCCATCCTGTCTTTAAGCCTGAATGGAGCGTCAAATTCACCTATCAGCTTGCTCTCGAACTTAGCAAGGCTGATTCTGGAAGGTAAAATATCCAGTCCCGGAAGCGAAGTTCGTCTTATGACGTTCTCGCGGATGACTTGCGCATCAGTGAGGAATTCATATATCGACAGCTCAATCGCATCATGAGCCAGAAAAGTTAACGAACTGTTGGCCTGCGGATCCAAATCGATGAGCAAGACCTTTTTTCCGGCGCGCGCAAGAGCGGCAGATAGATTGATCGCGGTTGTTGTTTTTCCTACGCCGCCCTTCTGATTGGCTATAGCAATTACCATTTTCTTGCTGGTTCCGCTCCGCCAAAACGCTTGCATCCTAATGCCAAGGGTGACTGGTGTCAAGCAGCGGCGAACACGATCCCGTGGCGCGCATCGTCCGCTACCAGTAGCCCGGTGCGGTTCAAACGAACAGAACCGCCGGAGATGACACTCGCTCCACCCGATCTTCCACAGACAGGACATCTACGAAGCTACCCGGACAACGCACACACTAACAACTCGACTGACCTCAAGTCCTGTCTTGATCGCACCCCGTCTAGACGGGCAAAGAAGCTACTCGATAGACTTTCCAGACCTATTGTGATCTAATCGAACCGAAGTCGGTTGCAACCAATCTTTGACAACACCTTAACCGCGCGCTGGTTAGTCGCGACGCATTTGACATCGCGACCCGTTGAGGAACATCGATGGAAATCGAAATGAAAATCCGCGGCCTAATGATGGACCCGGCTGCAAACACTCCGATTATAATTCTCAAAGACGTCAACGGAGAGTCAATGCTTCCAATTTGGGTCGGCCCTTTTGAAGCGAACGCGATCGCAGTCGAGATTGAAAAACTTGCCACTCAACGGCCGATGACTCATGATCTGCTCAAGAATATTATTTGGGAGTTCGGGGCCTCGGTGAGAAGAGTGGTAATTACGGATTTGATTAACAACACTTTTCTGGCGGTGATCGAATTAACACGAGCCGGTGAAGTCCTGGTGGTAGATTCAAGACCAAGCGACGCAATCGCCTTGGCGTTGCGTGTTGACTGTCCTATCTATGTCAACGATGAGGTCATCAAGAATTCGAGCACCGCAATCACTGAAGACGCCGCTTCACAACCCGATGACTGGCCTGAAAGCCTTGTTGACGATGCCAGCGATTATAAAATGTGAGACGAATTCGAGTCTCTTTTCGATGGCGTTCCGCTAGAAATGTGATATAGTCCCGCTCGCAATTCACCTGGGTAACAACAATACAGGAGGCGTAGATATGGCGTCGTTTAACAGGATTACAATTGTTGGCTATCTGGGTCGTGACGCAGAGTTGCGATACACCCCCCAGGGCACTGCCGTCTGTAGCTTTTCCGTGGCGACCACAGAGCGCAGGAAAGACCGAGCAGGTGAGTATCAAGATATTACGACCTGGTTCAATGTGAGCGTCTGGGGAAGCAGAGCTGAAGCGACGAGCCAATACCTGAGCAAGGGTAAGCTTGTCTACCTCGAAGGACGGTTGACGCAGAGGGAATATCAGGATAGGGACGGCAACACAAGAATGAGCTTGGATGTAAACGCTTCAGACCTTCAGTTCGTCGGACCTCGCGGCGACGATGCTCCTGCGATGAGGGATGAGCCAGCCGCCAAGCCGCATGCACAAGAGGCGTCGGCTGCGCCGGTTACTGAGGATGACATTCCGTTCTGAAGAACACCGGAAAGTCATTCTTCCGAAACAAATCGCTTGCTCAGCCCGAGTTCCTTGATCTTGTGCTGAAGGCTCTGACGGTGCATTCCTAGCCTCGCAGCCGCCCTGGTTACGTTACCGCCGGCTTGATCAAGAGAGTTCTCGATGAATTGCCGTTCAAACTCTTTCTTGGCGCTCCTGAAGTCTAGCGACTCGGAACCCTTAGCAGTCACGGATGTCTCGGTTGCTGGCCGGCCGCGGTTTTGATCTGAAGCTATTTCTTCAGGTAACGCCTCAATGGTAACCTCTTGGGTGTCAGAAAGAACAACGGCTCTCTCAATGCAGTTTCTTAGCTGACGTGCGTTCCCTGGCCAGTCATAATCGAGCAACACTTTGAGAGCTGCCTTGGAAATCTTCATCGGCTCGCTGTGGTACGCGATCGAAAAGCGATGACAAAACGCGTCGGCGAGCGCCGGGATGTCGCTCCTTCTCTCGCGTAGGGGTGGCAAGCTCATTTTGACGACACATAGGCGATAGTAGAGATCCTCCCTGAATCGTCCCAACTCAACTTCCTTTTCAAGCAGCTTGTTAGTCGCACTGATTATCCGCGCATCTGTGGAGATAGTCTCGTTGCTCCCCAGCCTTTGAAACTTTCTCTCCTCAATAACCCGCAAAACTTTTGCTTGCGTCGACAGGCTCATGTCACCTATCTCGTCGAGTAATAGCGTTCCGCCGTTGGCAGCTTCAAACTTCCCGACTCGCCTTCCCGAAGCTCCGGTAAACGCCCCTTTCTCGTGGCCGAACAGCTCAGACTCGATCAGCTCGCTCGGTAAAGCCGCGCAGTTCAGGCTGACAAATGGACCCGAGGCATTCCGGCTCCTCATATGAATCTCTTTGGCAACCATTTCCTTTCCGGTACCTGACTCGCCTGTGATCAGAACATTGACGTCAGTCTGCGCGACTTTCTCGATCAGAGAGTACACCCGTTCCATTGTCGAAGACGAACCGATCAACTGCCCAAAAGTACCGGTCGCCGCCAGTTCTCGCCGGAGCTTGGTGTTTTCCACTCTGAGCGAATGAGCTTCCAACGCGTTGCGAACGAGGATACGCAACTCGTCGACATCGAAAGGCTTTGCAAGGTAGTCGTAAGCGCCAAGTTTGATTGCTTGAACCGCCATACGCTCAGAGCCGTGCGCGGTGATTATTATGACTACCGGTGGGTTTTCTCTCGAAACCAGCGAAGGCAAGTAATCCAGACCGGATCCTGAGGCAAGTCTTACGTCCAGAAGAACGACGCTAGGCGAGTGGTTCTCAACAGCCTCGTCCGCCCTCTCGAGGCTGTCGGCTTCATGTATGGTGTACCCTTCCTTCTCCAGCGCCCTCTTCATTCCGAACCGGGCGGCTGGTTCGTCATCTACAATAAGGACTACCGACTTCATCATCGACCCAACAATCGAGCGCGGCCTGTCTCGTCAACGGGCGTGCTTCAGAATGCGATGGCGCTATTTCTTACCTTTCTTGCCTTGTGGCTCTGCTCCTTCGCTGCTAAAGAAGCCGGGAGCGTTATCCCTTTCGAATGGGTATACCTTCTTGGTGGCCGAATCGTATTCCCACTCCGCTGCCAGCAAGTGCTTCTGCCAGTCCAGGTAGCTGAATACTACCTTCCATCTCCCGGTCTTCTTTTGAGACGCTTCCCAGCCAATCGATGTTATATTGTACGCGCCCTTGTTCTTGGCATAGTCGTCCGCCATCTCCCCAACCGTCTTGGTCGATAACTGCTCATTCACCTCGGGCTTCATCGCCAGCACCTTTTCGATGACTTCTTTCCCTTCCGGCGTCGTCTTGGAGATCCTCTCCTCGATCGCTGCTATCTTTGGATCTTTTTGAGGCTTTGCCACCGGGGCGGGTTTCTTATCACAGGCGACCAACAAAAGTAGAACTGCCACAACCGGTACGATTCTGCTCATCGCTCCTCCTCCATTGCGTTCGAAATCGAAATGAATCTAACCGGACCCTGCCTCATTGAGCCATCAGCACCCTAAGGTCCCTGACATTATTGCCCGTTGGTCCCGTTACGACGAGGCCGCCCGCCTGCTTGAAAAACGAATTAGAATCGTTGCTGCTTATGAAGATTGCGGCATCTGCTCCGCGTTGTCCGGCTTTGATTACGAGTTCGGGATCTGCGACTGCCCCGGCTGCTTTGCTGTTTCCGTCAATGCCGTCCGTGCCGCACGAAAGCACCGCTGCTCCTTCAAGGACGCCTGAGTCAGCCAACCGCGCTGCGGAGTATAGCACGAATTCCTGGTTGCGCCCACCGATACCGTCGCTCCGCACAGAGCACGAAACCTCGCCCCCCGAGATCACGCAGACCCGCTCATTCGGAAACGAAGATTTGAGGTTCAAGAGACGATTAACCGACCGTTCTGCGACCGCTCTATACTCACCTTCGACCATGTCAGCGTCCACTTCTACTCGAAACCCAGATTGCTTCGCCAGTTTGGCCGCGGCATGAACGGCGCTGGAATTGTCGAGCACAAGCTCGGTCACCGGGCGCTTCGCGGTCACGCTTTGTTCATCCGACAAACTGATACTATCTCCTTGCCGCATCAAGCTCGCGACTGAAGCGGGGAGTTCGTCCATTAACTTGAACTTGTTCACCACGTCGAAGAAGTCATCGACTTCAACCTTTTCTGGCAGGAGCGGGTTCGAGGCGATCGAACCCAAATCACCGGGATTGACGTCTGATATGTACAGCCCAACGCAGGTCGAAGTCCCGGCAAGCCGCCCAAGCCGTCCGCCCTTTATCCTCGACAAACTCTTTCTGATTATGTTGATCTCCCGGATGGTAGCTCCGCAGCCGACCAGAAATTGATTCGTGAGTCTCAGATCTTCAAGCGATATCCGCGGTGACACCGGCGTCTCCACCAGCGAGGAGCCTCCCCCGGAGATGAGAAACACAATCAAAGAGCCCGCGCCGCAGCATCGCACCAGCTCCAAAATCCTTTCACCCGCGATCAAACTGTTGGCATCAGGCAATGGATGTCCAGCTACCAAAACTTCAGATCGTACGGGTACATTTGAGCGTCGGTCGGTCACTAAAATTCCTCGTTTGATCCTATCGCCGAAAAGAGCTTCAGCCGCCGCACCCATCTTCAGGCTCGCCTTGCCCATTCCAATCAATACAACTTCGTCATAGGCACTAAGAGCTATCTGTTGGGCGCCAACGGTCAGCGTTTCACCATCGACTCGCAACCTTTGCTTGATCGCACAGTCGGGTTCGATCGCCCTTAGGGTTCCGAGGAATACGCGCTTTGCGATTTCTTTCAGGTCCGCCATCTTGGCCGTGAGATTGTTGAAGCTCGCAACAGAAGACCGATGACCTGACTATGGTGTGGAGCGCGGTGTTGATAAGGCTGGTCGAATAAGGTCTGCCAGTCTTCAAGCCGACGTCGCCGGTGACTATTGCCCGCGCTGGAGCGCCGTCGCGAACTGTGCCATGTCTTGGTTAGCGGTCGAGACAGCTACACGCTCGACCATGAATGCATCAGTTCTCGATCTCGGACGAGTTGATGTTGTATGTCTGCATAAGCCTCAAAACGTCCTGTCGTATAGAATCCCACTTCGTTGCCAGCGAGTCTGCCGCGCGACTTGTTGTGGTTGATATAACGCGATCCGTTCGTCTCGCCTGCCGCGCCATAGCCAGAGTTGCGCCGCGCATGATCTGGCGGTCTCGAAGCGAACTGGCCAACCGTTCATAGAGCTGCGCCGCATTCGCGAAGCTGTCTATTGCAAACAGTAATTCTATCTCAGCCTCCCGGTACTGCGTCGCGTTGTCCACCTCAACACCGGTACCGGTCATCCGAACGCCATACAACCGCTGGTACTCCGAAAGCAGTTCCTCTGCCTTGCGGTGCAGACTGCTCGCCGAGGAAGCCGTAGCTCCCGAGGGCGCACTCGGTTCCGCGCCGGCATCGGTTCTACCTCCCAATGCAATCGTCTGATCGCCGCCCGCCG from Acidobacteriota bacterium carries:
- a CDS encoding ParB/RepB/Spo0J family partition protein, yielding MSKKGLPDNFKLRHDSHYVELLTSRGAGAPVGRMIPIDKLAPNPLQPRVEIGDLSELVLSIKEKGVLEPLLVRPSDVGGRFMIISGERRYRASMEVGLAELPCIEMDVDDRAVAEISLIENLQRKDLTPFEEADGLVALAKRFGYKHEEIARKLGKARTSVTETISIANIPPDVRDLCRRADIASKSMLLQVARQPTDDEMREFVYKIGAAGLTRDQAREIRQGKPQKVRKFSYQYDDPDSEWSLTITFRRPEATNQELVGALKDTLAAIGD
- a CDS encoding ParA family protein is translated as MVIAIANQKGGVGKTTTAINLSAALARAGKKVLLIDLDPQANSSLTFLAHDAIELSIYEFLTDAQVIRENVIRRTSLPGLDILPSRISLAKFESKLIGEFDAPFRLKDRMDGLASSYEFIVIDTPPTLGLITVNALVASDYLIVPIQPSYFALEGTDDLLDTVEKVRARPNPNLKVLGVLITLLDKRTTLAKDIHEQIRQVFGEKVFDTVISKSVRLEESPAYKESIFTFAPNSTGAIEYASLCEEVMRRV
- a CDS encoding bifunctional nuclease family protein; translated protein: MEIEMKIRGLMMDPAANTPIIILKDVNGESMLPIWVGPFEANAIAVEIEKLATQRPMTHDLLKNIIWEFGASVRRVVITDLINNTFLAVIELTRAGEVLVVDSRPSDAIALALRVDCPIYVNDEVIKNSSTAITEDAASQPDDWPESLVDDASDYKM
- the ssb gene encoding single-stranded DNA-binding protein — encoded protein: MASFNRITIVGYLGRDAELRYTPQGTAVCSFSVATTERRKDRAGEYQDITTWFNVSVWGSRAEATSQYLSKGKLVYLEGRLTQREYQDRDGNTRMSLDVNASDLQFVGPRGDDAPAMRDEPAAKPHAQEASAAPVTEDDIPF
- a CDS encoding sigma-54 dependent transcriptional regulator → MMKSVVLIVDDEPAARFGMKRALEKEGYTIHEADSLERADEAVENHSPSVVLLDVRLASGSGLDYLPSLVSRENPPVVIIITAHGSERMAVQAIKLGAYDYLAKPFDVDELRILVRNALEAHSLRVENTKLRRELAATGTFGQLIGSSSTMERVYSLIEKVAQTDVNVLITGESGTGKEMVAKEIHMRSRNASGPFVSLNCAALPSELIESELFGHEKGAFTGASGRRVGKFEAANGGTLLLDEIGDMSLSTQAKVLRVIEERKFQRLGSNETISTDARIISATNKLLEKEVELGRFREDLYYRLCVVKMSLPPLRERRSDIPALADAFCHRFSIAYHSEPMKISKAALKVLLDYDWPGNARQLRNCIERAVVLSDTQEVTIEALPEEIASDQNRGRPATETSVTAKGSESLDFRSAKKEFERQFIENSLDQAGGNVTRAAARLGMHRQSLQHKIKELGLSKRFVSEE
- a CDS encoding DUF4147 domain-containing protein, translated to MADLKEIAKRVFLGTLRAIEPDCAIKQRLRVDGETLTVGAQQIALSAYDEVVLIGMGKASLKMGAAAEALFGDRIKRGILVTDRRSNVPVRSEVLVAGHPLPDANSLIAGERILELVRCCGAGSLIVFLISGGGSSLVETPVSPRISLEDLRLTNQFLVGCGATIREINIIRKSLSRIKGGRLGRLAGTSTCVGLYISDVNPGDLGSIASNPLLPEKVEVDDFFDVVNKFKLMDELPASVASLMRQGDSISLSDEQSVTAKRPVTELVLDNSSAVHAAAKLAKQSGFRVEVDADMVEGEYRAVAERSVNRLLNLKSSFPNERVCVISGGEVSCSVRSDGIGGRNQEFVLYSAARLADSGVLEGAAVLSCGTDGIDGNSKAAGAVADPELVIKAGQRGADAAIFISSNDSNSFFKQAGGLVVTGPTGNNVRDLRVLMAQ